The genomic region ACCGCCCCGGCAAGCAGTTCAAGATCGGCGAGATTGTCATCTCGAACGTGACAGTGCACCTGGACCTGCTCGGCGGTCCCTCCGGGGCCACCAAGCTCACGATCCCCATCCACGAGATCAAGCTCACGAACGTCGGCAGCGACGGCTCGGGCGTAGATATCGCCGAGCTCTCGTCCACCATCCTGCAGGCGATCCTCGCCGCGGCCGTGGACAAGGGCGGCTCCCTCATCCCCGCTGACGTCATGGGCGACCTCAACGCCGGGCTCTCGCAGCTCTCCGGACTCGCCGACGTCGGCGTGCAGGCCATTGGCAAGGTTGGGGATCAGGTCACCCAGCTCGGGGGCCAGCTCGGCAAGTCATTGGGCGATGCCACCAAGGGGGTTGGGGACGCGACCAAGGGCGTCGGCGACGCCGTGAAGGGCATTGGGAACATCTTCGAATCCAAGGACAAGAAGAAGTAGCCGATATGGGTGGGGTGTCACGAACCTGTCTTTGGGTCGTGATCCATGCACGACTTTACCGGACCTCTGGCATCCATCCGTTCATCCGGATATACTGCTGAAAGGCCATACCAAGTCCCTCGGCGAGCCTCCCAATGCACATCCGCGACATCTTCGCCGAGCAGCAGACCACCTTCAGCTTCGAGTTCTTCCCGCCCAAGTCGGAAGCCGCGGCCAGCGAGCTGTTCTCCAACATCGCCGAGCTGGAGAGCCTCCGCCCCACATTTGTCTCCGCCACCTACGGGGCCGGCGGGTCCACCCGCGAACTCACCCACGAGCTGGTCGTCAAGCTGAAGACGACCACCACCCTCGACCCCATCCCGCACCTCACCTGCGTCTGCCACACGCAGCACGAGATCGATGAGATCCTCCTCCGGTACGCCAAGGCCGGCATCACCAACATCATGACCCTGCGCGGCGACGTCCCGAAGAGCCATGACGGCGACCCCTGGAAGGACTTCCGCTACGCCGCGCAGCTTGTCAAGCACATCAGGAAGTTCAACGACCGCTCGCTGCACAAGGACCGTCGCGGCTTCGGCATCGGCGTCGCGGGCTACCCGGAGGGCCACTGCGAGACCCCCAACCGCATGGTCGAGATGGACCGCCTCAAGGCCAAGGTTGATGAGGGCGCCGACTTCATCGTCACGCAGCTGTTCTTCGACAACCGCGACTTCTACGACTTCCGCGCCCGCTGCGAGCTCGCGGGCATCCGCATCCCGATCATCGCCGGCATCATGCCGATCACCTCGGCCGCAGGAATGCGGCGCATGGCCGAGCTGGCGCTGGGCGCCCGCTACCCCGCCCCGCTGATCCGCGCGATCAACCGCACGGGCGGCGAGGAGGAGGCGGTGCGGCGCGTGGGCGTGCACTGGGCCACCGAGCAGTGCCGAGATCTGCTGGACCACAACGTCGCTGGCATCCACTTCTACACGCTCAACCGCTCGACCGCCACCCGCGAGATCTACGCCACGCTCGGCGTGAAGGACTCCCGCGCTCTCCGCGCGTGATGCTGCTGCACTGGCTCCCATTGCGTGCCATGGCGACGTCTTCGTCGCTATGTCCTGCCTCCACTACACTGCACGCGTGAACACCCGCGCCGCCATCGTCATGCTCCTGCTCGCCCTCGCCATCGGTGGCGGTGCGTTCTTCGCGCTCCGCCCCCGCCCCGAGGCCGCGCCCGAGCAGCGCACCTGGCTCGCCCAGCTCGACCCCGCGACGATCGACACCATCACCATCCGCTGGAACGACAACCAGCAGGCATTGCTCGAGAAGACCGCTATGACGGACCTCTGGCTGCTCCGCCAGGGCAGCAGCGCCTGGCCCGTGAGCGCGCGGCGCGTGGGCGCCATGGCCACGCTCCTCCGCGATGTCGACAGTGCGCCCGCGACGGAGAAGGGCGCGACCGACGGGGCCACGGTCACCTTCCGCACGGGCAGCACCGACCGCACGATGTCGATCTCTTCCGGCGTGCTCGGCGGGCGCGCGATCGTCCGTGTGCACGGTGAGCCCGACGTTTACCGCAGCGTCGACGCCCAGATCGCCCGCCTCTTTGAGAAAGACGGCGTCCGCGCCTGGCGCGAAGCCGCGGCCTTCAACACCGGTGACTTCTCCCGCATCCGCCTCCAGACCATCGGCCGCCAGATCATTCTGGCCCGCAACGCCGGGCGGTGGGGAATGCAGGTGCCCGTCGCCGCGCCCGCCGACCAGGAGCGCTGCCAGCAGCTCGCCGGCCAGCTCCCGCGCATCACGCTCTCCCGGTTCATCGATCAGCCGCCCGGGAATGACGACGCGCTCGGCCTCGCCGCGCCCGAGGCACTCATCGACACCGAGACCGACTTCCGCACCGTGGTGAACGGCGACGTGCAGCGCCGCACGCTCCTGCAGCAGCTGAAGGTTGGCGGCCCCGTCGACCCCTCCGGCAAGCTCCACTACGCGAGCCTGCGCGCCGAGTGGCTCGACCCCGCCACGCGCTCCGTCACCCCCGCGTGGGGCCCGGTCCTCGCGGCCATCCCCCGCGAAAGCCTCGATGCCCTCTCCGCCGAGAGCACGCAGTACCTCTCCCGCCTCTCGGTGCAGACCGCCGCCGCCGATGTCGCCCGCCTGACCATCTACCGCGACGACAACGCCCTCAAGGATGAGCGTCCCCCCGCGGCGGTGCCCGACCGCAGCGTTCAGATTGAGCGCTACCTGGAGGAGTGGCGCATCCGCCCGCCGGGCTCGATCCTCCGCGGCCCCTCGCCCACCGAATCCGCCGGCATCGAGTACCTGCTCCGCACGCTGTGCGAGCTGCCCGCGGAGGCGATCGGGCGCGAGGCCCCGCAGGGAACGACCGTGGTCGCGCGCCTCAAGGTCGACGCCACGGGCGCTGGCGAGGACATCGGCGTCGGTATCGCTTCGGTGTCGCCGCCAGCGGACAAGGGCACGCCGCGCCCGGACCCCAAGCCCGCGCTCGTGCTCCGCGTCGGCGGCATCTACCGCGTGTACTTCCAGCAGCCCGCCCTCGACGCGGCCCGCTGGATCGCCGACGCGCTCCCGCCCGAGGGATAAGAAGCCCGACTGATAGGAACCCCGACCGTCAGGGAGGGGACAGCCGCGCCCCGCGGCTGTGCTGTCTTGGCCGCCGGATACCACGCGGCGAGGCGTCGCGTACCGCTCCCTCACGGTTGCGGTTCTTACCCGCTCAGCGCCGACGCTACCTCATGCAACGTCGTCACACCCTGCTTCACCTTCGCGAAGCCGTCATCGAGCAGCGTCGCGAGATCCCCGTCGGCCCGGGCCTTCGCGGCGATCCGCGGGCCGTTCACCCGCTCCATCACCATCGCCCGCACCTCGTCGCTCACGGTGAGCAGCTCGTACACGCCCAGCCGCCCGCGGTAGCCGGTGTTGCGGCAGTTGCGGCACCCCTTGCCCCGCACCAGCGTCTGCCCGTCGGCAAGCGCGAACTCGCGCGGGAACTCCGCCCGCTCGATGGCGGTGGGGGTGTACGGCTCGGCGCACAGCTTGCACACCCGCCGCACCAGCCGTTGCGCCATCACGCCCTCGAGCGAGGACGACACCAGGAACGGCTCCACGCCCATGTCGAGCAACCGCGTCATCGACCCCGCCGAGTCGTTGGTGTGCAGCGTCGAGAACACCAGGTGACCCGTGAGCGACGCCTGCACGGCCGTCTCCGCCGTCTCCTTGTCTCGGATCTCACCGATCATCACGACGTCAGGGTCATGCCGCAGGATCGACCGCAGCCCGCTCGCGAAGTCCAACCCCACCTTGTGGTTCACCTGGATCTGGTTGATCCCGGAGATGTGGTACTCCACCGGGTCCTCGACGGTGATGACCTTGATCTCCTCGCTCACGATGCGGTTGAGCGAGGCGTACAGCGTCGTCGACTTCCCGCTGCCTGTCGGCCCGGTGACCAGCAGGATCCCGTGGGGCCGGTTGATGAGCCGGTCCCAGCGGTCGCGCACGCCCGCGGGCATGCCGAGGTCATCCAGCGACATCAGCACCGCAGTTTTGCTCAGCACGCGCAGCACCACGCCCTCGCCGAAGAGCATCGGGATGACGCTCACGCGCAGATCAAACTCCTGCGGCGGCTGACCCGCGACCCGCGTCTTGAACGTGATGCGGCCGTCCTGGGGCTTCCGCTTCTCGGCGATGTTCAGGTTCGCCATGATCTTGAGGCGGCTGATGATCGCCAGCGCAAAGCGGTGGATCGTCGGGGGCGTGTTCGCCTTCTGCAGCACGCCGTCGATGCGGTAGCGGATGACCAGCTCGTGCTCGTAGGGCTCGATGTGGATGTCCGTCGCCCGCTCGCCGATCGCCTCGGTCAGCAGGTCGTTGACGAGCTTGATGACGCTCGCCTCCTGCGCCTGCTCGATGTCCGCGCCCTCGGCGTCGGGCTTGGCCTCGATGGTCCCCGCCGCCCGGTCCATCGCGTCCAGCGTGTCGCCGCCGACGCCGTAGTGGGCGCGGATGAACCGCGTCAGCTCCTCCTCGTCGGCGAGCACGAGTTCGATGGACGCGCCCGTCAGCAGCCGCAGCTCATCGACAACCGAAAAGTCGGAAGGGTCGCACGTGGCCACCGTCAGCGTGCCGTTCTCCTTGCGGATCGGCACGCACCGCTGCTTGAACACCAGCTTGCTCGGCAGCGCCCCCAGGACCCCCGCGTCAACCTCGGTCGCCCCGAGGTCGACCACCGGCAGGTGGAACTGCTCGCCCACGGCCGCGAGCACCTGCGAACGGCTCGCCATCCCCAGGCGCACCAGCACGCGGTCCAGCCGCTCGCCGCTGGCGCGCTGCTCGGCCACGGCCCGGTCCAGGTCCGGGCGGGTGAGTACGCCGCGTTCAACGAGGTAGGTGCCCAGGGCCATCGGTGATCAGTGTACGTCCCGCGTCAACCCCGGAACCGGCGGTGCCGGTGCGACGGTGTGCCGCCGATCCGCGCGTCCGAGAAGCCTCACGTTCCTGCGTGCTGGCCCTTTGCCGCACGCTCCGCCGCGCGGTTCTTGTCCCAGATGCCCCAGATGATGCACGCGAAGGCCAGCAGGCGCGGGATGTAGACGTAGAAGGTCGTCTCGTCGGTGGGCCCCGTCTTCTCCGGCGTGGTGATCACCGCCTGCGCCAGCCACCCCAGTGCCATCAGCCAGAAGGCCATCGCGAAGATCATGAAGAGCCTGTCGCGCGTGCCCGACCAGAATCGGAAAAAGTACAGCCCGATGGCCGTGGAGCAGGCCACCGCGATCCCCAGCATGAAGTGGATGTACTGCCCCATCAGCCCTCCCGGTCCTTGGACGTGATCAGCGCCCCCAGCATCACCACCAGCCCGACGGTCGCCACCCCGATACGCCACGCCCGCAGATCGACCTCTGTCGGCAGCACAATGCGGTCCACCACCAGGAGGATGCTGTTGAGCGCCAGGGCCGTGAAGCACAGCGCGCTGAACAGCAGCAGTCGCGATTGACTCTTCAAGTACGCCCGCGCCAGCAGTACCGCGCACATCATCGCCGTGAGCGCGCACAACACGTACACCACGTGCGGCAGGAACTCAACCATGAGGCTGCCCTCCCTTCTCGTCCTGATCCGATCCGGCGTCCGGCCCCTGCTGGGGCGGCCCGCTCGGCGGCGGCTCCTTCCGCAGCCTGAACGCATCCGAGAAACTCTGCAGCGCCCGGTTGGGCTTTGTGTAGATCAGCGTGACGACCGCGACCGGGTGCGACTGGTAGGCCCGGGCAAGGTCCTGCACCGTCGCGTGCGTCACCGGGTCGGCGCCGTAGCGGTAACCGCCGGACACCCCAGAAACCTTGACCGCCAGGTGGTACTGGCTCAGCAGCTGCAGCTGCGAGTTGGTCCACGGCTCGGTCACGCGCAGCTCCTTCGCGAGGCTGTGGCTGGTCCACACCTTCGCGGGGTCCCGAAGCAGCAGCAGCAGCACCTCGAGCTGCGCCACTGACTCGATCCGCTCGAGGATGAGGTCACGGACATCGGGTTGGAGTGGCTGGGGCTTCACGGTGCTGTCAGAGCGAAACCAAACCCACGTGGCTTGAAAAGCCGGCCTGCCCCCAGGCGTCGCAACTCTACCGCCCGACCCCCGCCGCGTGAACCCTCATGGGAAGAAAAAGTTTCCTCTCGCGGAGGCGCGCGGCACGCAGAGAAGTGCAAAGACGAGAACTCGTGCGAGCAGTCAGGCCCCGGCCACCGGTTCTCGCATTCCTCCGCGCCTCCGCGAACTCCGCGAGAGGAAAGTCCTCACGCCGGGTACGTCGCGCTGGTGCGGTCCGTCTCCCACACCGTGATTTGCCGCAGCGCGACCCCGCGCGCCTCCGCCGCCACGGCCTCGCGCAGCAGCCCGAAGAACACCTTGGCGATGTTCTCGACCGACGGGTTTACGCCCCCGCGCTCCACGCAGAACTCCTCCGTGTCCACGTTGAGGTGCTTGTGGTCGAAGCGGTCGATGATCGCCCGCTGTGCCACGCGCTCGAGCGTCTGCAGGTCAAACCCCACCCCCGCCGCGTCCCCGACCGGCACCTCCACGCACGCTTCGAACTGGTAGTTATGGCCATGCCCGCTGGGGTTGTTGCACTTGCCGAACAGCTCGCGGTTCTTCTCCGGGCTCAGTGTGGGCACGTTCAGCCGGTGCGCGGCCGCGAAGTCGAACCGCTGCCGCAGCAGCCCCACAGCCCCAACCTGTCCGTCCCTCGTGAGCATTTCCACAGAATAGGTGGGGCTGAGCATCCACCGCACCGACTCCAGCCGCACCGTCCCATTGGGCCCCCGCCTCGCCTCCTCCACGATCTCGCGCTCCAGCCCCGGCAGCGCCCGCGCAAGCAGGGCCAGTGGGTCCACCAGCGCATTGTTTGCGCACGCCTCTTCGACCATTGGTAACACCGCCCGCCTGACGGACTTATCCACGGCCTTGATGTCAATCAAGTAACCGGAGGCCCCGTCCACCTCGCCGCGGCATGACACCAGGAACTCGTAGTGACGCCCCAGTCCCACCATTGACGGCGCTCCCGCGAAGCCGTTGGGGCTCTGGGGAATCTGGGCGCCCGGGGGGTTGATCGCGACTCGCACGGCTCGGGTCAGACGCAGCATTGAAAGACTGTATAGACTTCCCCCAACAAGACGGGCCGTGTGAACCCCTGTGTCTTGCATCTCGTGGGCCGCGAGGCCCCAAACAAGGAGAACGGAACATGAAGAGCGTTGCGATGCTGGCCCTGGTGGCGATGATCGGTGTGTTCGCGGTTGGCTGCGAGAAGAAGCCCGCCAACAACACGACCACCCCGGCCAAGCCCACCAATACCACGCCGGCACCCTCCAACACCACCCCGCCGCCCGCGCCGACCAACACGACCCCGGCTCCGGCCCCGGCCAACTAAGTCTTCACTGACTGCTGCCGCCGCGAGCCGAGAGGCCCGCGGCGTGCTTTATGCCCACCACATCCGGACGTCCCCTGACCAGCCTGGCCCTCGCCGGGTTCGTGTGCGTGATCCTGACCGCCGGTTCGGGGGCCGTCGCCCAGCCGACGCCCGGGCCTCCGCCCGCGCCGCCGGGCGACAAGCCGGCGCAGCCCGCGACGCCGCCGCAGACGAAGCCAACCGAGGAACCCGCACCGCCCGCCGTGAAGCCGGAGCGCAAGCCGCACCCCGCGCGGGACGATTCCGGGAAGCCAGAGGATCGAACGAGGCCCGAGGTCGCGCCCGACGGCAAGGGTGTGGACGTGTTCACGGAGAAGCCCGAGGACAAGAGCAAGAAACCGGAGAACACCGTGTCGCCCTACGTGCTCAACCACACCGTCAAGGACATCAGCGGCAAGGACGTCGACCTCTCCACCTACAAGGGCAAGGTGGTCGTCATCGTCAACGTCGCCAGCCGCTGCGGGTTCACCGCCCAGTACGAGGGGCTGCAGGAGCTGTACGACTCCCGCAAGGACAAGGGCCTGGTCGTGCTCGCCTTCCCCGCCAACGACTTCGGCAAGCAGGAGCCCGGCAGCGAGGCCGAGATCAAGGAGTTCTGCGAGACCAAGTTCAAGGTCACCTTCCCCATGTTCAGCAAGGTGACCGTCAAGGGCGAGAACAAGCACCCGCTCTACACCCAGCTCGCGGCCCAGCCCAAGCCGATCGGCGGCGAGCCGAAGTGGAACTTCACCAAGTTCGTGGTTGACCGCAGCGGCAACGTCGTCGCCCGCTTCGATGCGGAGAAGACCTACGTCGGCACCGCGCAGCTGGAGCCGGGGCTGATCAAGAAGGTTGACGAGCTGCTCGAAGTGAAGCAGTGAGCGCGGTGATCCCGGTTATCGGCGGAGTCCGCCCGCGGCTTGAGCGAGATGGACCTGCAGGTCCAGGAGTCGGGTGGCGCGGTGTTTCGGGGGCCGCAAACAGCCGCAGGTTAAGCCATGACAACCGTTGTACAAGCCACGACAACGGCTGTTGAGGCCTCAACAGCCGCAGGTTAAGCCACGACAACCGTTGTACAAGCCACGACAACGGTTGTTGAGGCCTCAACAGCCGCTGGTTAAGCCACAACAACGGTTGTAGAAGGCTCAACAACGGCTGTGGAAGGCTGAACAATCGTTGTGGGCGGGCCCACGGAACCCGACAACCGCTCCCGGGCCCCATGTGCGGCGGTTTTATCGGGGCCGCACGCCTTGCGCTCAGGCGCTCCCCCGTGCGGGCGCCCGCCGCTCCTCTTCTCCTCCACTCCTTCATTCCGCCACTTCCCACTACACTCCCCCCGTGCCCACTTTCGAGTACCAGGCCCTTTCGTCCGGCGGGAAGAAGGTCGCGGGCGTCCTCGCGGGCGCCAGCGAGCAGGCGGTGCTTGCGGAGCTCGAGACCCGCCGCCTGGTGCCCGTCTCCATCCAGGAGCAGTCCGGCCCCGGAGCGGTGCTCGGCTTTTCCAAAAAACGCAAGGTCGCCGACCGCGCCCTGGGCACCAGCTACACGCAGCTGGCGGACCTCATCCGCGCGGGCGTGCCCCTGCTGCGGGGGTTGAAACTGCTGGCCAGCCGCCGCAGCAACCCCACGCTCGCGGCCGTGTTCAAGGATCTGGCCGAGGGCGTGGAGAAGGGCTCGGACCTGGGGGCAGCGATGTCCCTCATGCCCACCGTCTTCCCGCCCGTGCACGTGGCCATGGTCCGCGCCGGCGAGAAGGGCGGCTTCCTCGAGGACGTGCTCGAGCGGCTGGGCGTGCTTGTGATCAAGCAGGCGGAGCTGCGCAGCAAGGTGATCGGCAACATGGTGTACCCCATGCTGCTCATCCTGCTGGGCGCGGGCGTGGGCGTGGCCATCTTCGGCTTCTTCATCCCCCAGTTCCGCCCCATGTTCGCCAACTTGAAGGGCGGGCTGCCGGTGCTCACCCGCATCGTCTTCGCCATCAGCGACCTCATCGGCAAGTACGGCCTCGTCACCGCCGCAACCCTCGCGGTGGGGGCCTTCGGCGTGTGGCGCGCCCTCCAGCGAGAGGATGTCCGCGAGCGCCTCGAACGCATGCGGACACGGATGTGGGTCATCGGCCCGCTCACCCGCGGCTTCGCCACCGCCCGCTTCTGCCAGCTGCTCGGCACCATGCTCGCCAACGGCGTGCCCATGCTCGCGGCGCTCAAAATCGCCAAGGACGGCACCGGCAACATCCTGCTCACCCGCGCCATCGAGAAGGCGGCGGAAGAGGTGCAGGCCGGCCGCCCCCTGGCTCAACCCCTCGCGGAGTCTGGGCTGCTGGACGACGACGTGATCGAGATGATCGCGGTGGGGGAGTCGGCCAACAACCTCGACGCCGTGCTGCTCAAGGTGGGTGAGTCGATCGAGACGCGCCTGGACCGCATGCTCGCGGCCGCCGTCCGTCTCATCGAGCCGTTGCTGCTGCTGGGCATGGCGGGCGTGGTCGGCATGGTCGCCGCGGCCGTCCTCATCCCCATGAGCAAGCTGAGCAGCTCGCTCGGATAGCTTCTGTGGGTACCCCGCCGCTCCGCGGCGGCTCTTCTCGTTGGACGAACCACCCGCAGAGGAGCCGCCGCGGAGCGGCGGGGTACCCAAACCTTTCATCTCCCACCCGGAATCTTCTTCAAATTCCCGAGCGCGCCCCGGGCCCCGGCAGTATTATGAACACTAACCTCACGCGGGCGCCCGATCGGGCGTTGTTCCCCGTGCGGTTTGCGGTACACTCGCGGCCCCGCCGGGCACGAGGCGCGGCGTAAGTCAGCCAGCGGAGATTCAACTGATGGAGCGTCAGGCTGTTAGCACCCGTTTCCGGAGCCTCAGGTCCACTCGCGGGCTCCGCCGCGCCTTCACCCTCATCGAGGTCATGATCGTCATCCTGATCGTCCTGGCCCTGGGCGGCCTGGTCGCCTGGAACCTCATGGGCACGAAGGAGGAGGCCGACGTCAACCTCGCCAAGATCCAGATGGACCAGATCGGCGAGGCCCTCAAGCAGTTCCGCTTCCGCCACAACCGCTGGCCCACCGACGCCGAGGGCATCGCCGTCCTGTGGGACAAAGAGAAGATGACCGAGGAGAACGACCTCAAGACCTGGAAGAAGCTCCTCGAGAAGCCCGTCCCCAAGGACAAGTGGGGCAACGAGTGGGGCTACCGGCAGGTCAGCGAGCACGGCGACGAGTCCCAGTTCGACCTGTGGTCTTACGGGCCCGACCGTCAGGAGGGCACCGACGACGACATCGTTTCCTGGGAGACTGAGACCGACAGCGGCACAACGGCCGATAGTGGGAGCAGCTCCTCGTCAAGTAGCGGCAGCGGCTCCGGCGGCGGGAACTAAACCCCCGTCGGCGGTGTCTGAGTGAGTGAACGCAGGGGTGGCGGCAGCGGCGGGCGGGCTCGGAATGGAGGCTCGGTCATGAAGCGCGGGTTCACGCTCATCGAACTGATGATCTGCATCGCGGTCCTGGTGGTCATCGCCGCCCTGGTGATGCCGTCGATGGACTCGATGAACGACTCCACGCGCTTCCGCACCGCCTGCGATCAGCTCTCGTCGGTCGCCTCCGTCTGCCGCGCGGAGGCCCGCCGCACCGGCAAGCCCGTGGCGGTGGTCGCGACGACGAACCAGGACGGCACGCAGTCGATCGTGAGCGTGCCGCTGGGCGACGCCGCCGAGGCCCCCGCAGGCACCACGCTCGAGGTTGACTCCCGCGTGCTCATGGTGATGCCCAAGGGCATCTCCATCCATGCTGACGTGGATGGCGCTGACGTGATCGAGCCCGCGCCCGACCAGGAGGTCAGCATCGACCCGGTCGACGAGGCCACCCAGTCACTCATCATTTACTGGGCCAACGGCGCGGCCACCGCGCAGGCCCCCATCAAGGTCAAGGGCCCCGGCGGTCGCGTCGCCGGCGCCAAGGTCAACTCCTTCACCGGCACCGTCACCGTGTCCGAGGAGCCCGCCGAGACCGCCGCCACCGTCGCCCAGGCCGATGACGAGGGCGGCGAGCCCGAGACCTCCGGCGACGAGCCCGCGGAGACCACCGCGGCCAATGACACCACCGACAACGACGACACGCGCAGGCCCGACGTGTCGATGGACCCGTGACGGCGTTCGCCGCTCACGCGCTGGAGTTCGCATGTCGAGGACGGCACTGACCAACCGAGCACGCCGGCGGTGGGGGAGGGGTGCCATCCTGCTCGAGTGCGTGCTCGCCCTCGCCTTGTTCGTGGCCGCGGGGCTGACGATTATGGGCATGATGGACCGCGCCGCGTCATCGGTGGCCGACACTCGCGACTACGAGATTGCCGTGGACGTCGCCCGCAGCGCGATGGCCCAGATCGAGGCCGGCATCGCCTCGCCCGAGACCCTCAACGGCCCCGTCCCGCAGTGGCGCGACGCCATGGACGCCACCTTCGATGATGACCTGCCCGACGAGAGCGGCTGGAACCTGGAGATCACCACCGAGCCCAGCCAGTTCGACGGCCTCACGAAGGTCAGCGTCCGCGCCTTCCGTCAAGACCCCGGCTCCGAAGACGAACTCGTCTCCTACACCCTGCACCAGCTCGTGCGCCTCACCGAGGGAGGTGCAAGTTGAGCCAAGCACACTCCCGCCGCGCGTTCACGCTCATCGAAGTCCTTATCGCCCTCTCCCTCATCCTCTTCCTCAGCGGCTCGCTCCTCTCCTACCTCTATTCGCTGCTCGAGCGCCGCGACACGCTTACCAAGGCCGCCGCCCAGCAGTCCGCCGCGGCCTCGATCTTCGAGCAGCTCGAGCACGACCTCGCCACCACCTTCGCCTCCGACGCCTCCGGCACCGCCGGCGTCAAGGGCGACGAGACCTCGCTCACCGTCCGCTGCCGCGGGACCAACCTCCTCTCCCGCGGCGCCGACCTCACCGATCTCCAAGGCTGCGAGCTGCGCTTCAGCGGCGGCACGCTCACCGCACGCCGCCTCTCCCAATCCCCCGGCAGCTTCGAGACAGTGGCCGACGGCGTCGAGCGCCTCCAGCTCCGCTACTTCGACGGCACGGAATGGCTTGAGTCATTCGACAGCGCCCGCACCGGCGAGCTGCCCGTCGCGATCGAGGCGTCGCTCTGGTTCGGCGAAGCCGCGCCCGCCGGCGACGAAGGCGCGCCCGCCCCAGACGAGGCCCCCCGCGCCCCCGACCGCACCCGCACCATGGTCGTGCCCGACGGCCCCGTCGCCGCGTGGAAGGCGGGCGCCTCATGACCCGCGCCGCAAGCTCACACCAAACGCTCGCTAACAAGGCCCGGCGCGCCGCCGTCCTCCTCGCCGTCATGCTCATCATCGTCATCGCCGCGCTGGTGGGCACGTCCGTGCTCTATACCGCCGACGCCCAGCGCGGCAGCGCGACCCTTACGCTCCAGCAGGCCCAGCTCCGCGCCGTCGCGTGGTCGGGCGTGCAGGGCGCCATGGCCCAGCTCGCGAGCCAGCGCGACGCCCTCCTCCGCGCCGAGGCCCCCGCGCTCACGACCGAATGGTCGCTCTTCGAGGGCTCCACCTCCGGCGACATCCGCCTCTCCCCACTCGACCCCAGCCAGCCCGACGCGGCAACCTCCGTGAGCGAGTCCGCCAAGCTCGACCTCAACACCGCCACCGCCCCCATGCTCGCCAAGCT from Phycisphaerales bacterium harbors:
- a CDS encoding AsmA family protein, whose translation is MTKPAKIALRIVASLALLIIVGLVITLVMIDSVAKTGVEKGGTYALGVNTGLDKASIGLTSGKFGLSGLKVDNPQGFEGKFLALGDGALEVSLGSLMKDTVVVPRFALTNVELDLERNSSGANYNIILNNLKKLESAEKGDKAKPAEDRPGKQFKIGEIVISNVTVHLDLLGGPSGATKLTIPIHEIKLTNVGSDGSGVDIAELSSTILQAILAAAVDKGGSLIPADVMGDLNAGLSQLSGLADVGVQAIGKVGDQVTQLGGQLGKSLGDATKGVGDATKGVGDAVKGIGNIFESKDKKK
- the metF gene encoding methylenetetrahydrofolate reductase [NAD(P)H], whose translation is MHIRDIFAEQQTTFSFEFFPPKSEAAASELFSNIAELESLRPTFVSATYGAGGSTRELTHELVVKLKTTTTLDPIPHLTCVCHTQHEIDEILLRYAKAGITNIMTLRGDVPKSHDGDPWKDFRYAAQLVKHIRKFNDRSLHKDRRGFGIGVAGYPEGHCETPNRMVEMDRLKAKVDEGADFIVTQLFFDNRDFYDFRARCELAGIRIPIIAGIMPITSAAGMRRMAELALGARYPAPLIRAINRTGGEEEAVRRVGVHWATEQCRDLLDHNVAGIHFYTLNRSTATREIYATLGVKDSRALRA
- a CDS encoding ATPase, T2SS/T4P/T4SS family, with product MALGTYLVERGVLTRPDLDRAVAEQRASGERLDRVLVRLGMASRSQVLAAVGEQFHLPVVDLGATEVDAGVLGALPSKLVFKQRCVPIRKENGTLTVATCDPSDFSVVDELRLLTGASIELVLADEEELTRFIRAHYGVGGDTLDAMDRAAGTIEAKPDAEGADIEQAQEASVIKLVNDLLTEAIGERATDIHIEPYEHELVIRYRIDGVLQKANTPPTIHRFALAIISRLKIMANLNIAEKRKPQDGRITFKTRVAGQPPQEFDLRVSVIPMLFGEGVVLRVLSKTAVLMSLDDLGMPAGVRDRWDRLINRPHGILLVTGPTGSGKSTTLYASLNRIVSEEIKVITVEDPVEYHISGINQIQVNHKVGLDFASGLRSILRHDPDVVMIGEIRDKETAETAVQASLTGHLVFSTLHTNDSAGSMTRLLDMGVEPFLVSSSLEGVMAQRLVRRVCKLCAEPYTPTAIERAEFPREFALADGQTLVRGKGCRNCRNTGYRGRLGVYELLTVSDEVRAMVMERVNGPRIAAKARADGDLATLLDDGFAKVKQGVTTLHEVASALSG
- a CDS encoding DUF5985 family protein yields the protein MGQYIHFMLGIAVACSTAIGLYFFRFWSGTRDRLFMIFAMAFWLMALGWLAQAVITTPEKTGPTDETTFYVYIPRLLAFACIIWGIWDKNRAAERAAKGQHAGT
- a CDS encoding DUF5985 family protein; protein product: MVEFLPHVVYVLCALTAMMCAVLLARAYLKSQSRLLLFSALCFTALALNSILLVVDRIVLPTEVDLRAWRIGVATVGLVVMLGALITSKDREG
- a CDS encoding 6-carboxytetrahydropterin synthase; the protein is MLRLTRAVRVAINPPGAQIPQSPNGFAGAPSMVGLGRHYEFLVSCRGEVDGASGYLIDIKAVDKSVRRAVLPMVEEACANNALVDPLALLARALPGLEREIVEEARRGPNGTVRLESVRWMLSPTYSVEMLTRDGQVGAVGLLRQRFDFAAAHRLNVPTLSPEKNRELFGKCNNPSGHGHNYQFEACVEVPVGDAAGVGFDLQTLERVAQRAIIDRFDHKHLNVDTEEFCVERGGVNPSVENIAKVFFGLLREAVAAEARGVALRQITVWETDRTSATYPA
- a CDS encoding glutathione peroxidase; protein product: MLNHTVKDISGKDVDLSTYKGKVVVIVNVASRCGFTAQYEGLQELYDSRKDKGLVVLAFPANDFGKQEPGSEAEIKEFCETKFKVTFPMFSKVTVKGENKHPLYTQLAAQPKPIGGEPKWNFTKFVVDRSGNVVARFDAEKTYVGTAQLEPGLIKKVDELLEVKQ
- a CDS encoding type II secretion system F family protein — translated: MPTFEYQALSSGGKKVAGVLAGASEQAVLAELETRRLVPVSIQEQSGPGAVLGFSKKRKVADRALGTSYTQLADLIRAGVPLLRGLKLLASRRSNPTLAAVFKDLAEGVEKGSDLGAAMSLMPTVFPPVHVAMVRAGEKGGFLEDVLERLGVLVIKQAELRSKVIGNMVYPMLLILLGAGVGVAIFGFFIPQFRPMFANLKGGLPVLTRIVFAISDLIGKYGLVTAATLAVGAFGVWRALQREDVRERLERMRTRMWVIGPLTRGFATARFCQLLGTMLANGVPMLAALKIAKDGTGNILLTRAIEKAAEEVQAGRPLAQPLAESGLLDDDVIEMIAVGESANNLDAVLLKVGESIETRLDRMLAAAVRLIEPLLLLGMAGVVGMVAAAVLIPMSKLSSSLG
- the gspG gene encoding type II secretion system major pseudopilin GspG, yielding MERQAVSTRFRSLRSTRGLRRAFTLIEVMIVILIVLALGGLVAWNLMGTKEEADVNLAKIQMDQIGEALKQFRFRHNRWPTDAEGIAVLWDKEKMTEENDLKTWKKLLEKPVPKDKWGNEWGYRQVSEHGDESQFDLWSYGPDRQEGTDDDIVSWETETDSGTTADSGSSSSSSSGSGSGGGN